Proteins encoded within one genomic window of Methanothrix harundinacea 6Ac:
- a CDS encoding MTH865 family protein encodes MSIRDEIHAQIEGALKDAKFPIKTPDELLAAMPQGAATRCKAGDCELTAADAGKVLKETDFPFKSAKEVADVIVERAGL; translated from the coding sequence ATGAGCATAAGAGATGAGATCCACGCCCAGATCGAGGGAGCCCTCAAGGACGCGAAGTTCCCCATAAAAACCCCCGACGAGCTTCTGGCGGCCATGCCTCAGGGTGCGGCCACCAGGTGCAAGGCCGGAGATTGCGAGCTGACGGCAGCAGACGCCGGAAAGGTCCTGAAGGAGACGGACTTCCCCTTCAAGAGCGCAAAAGAGGTCGCCGACGTCATCGTCGAGAGGGCGGGGCTCTGA
- the larE gene encoding ATP-dependent sacrificial sulfur transferase LarE, translating to MTRHDLGEGIDKLDRLKDILRADYRILIAFSGGLDSSFLAAVAAGVLGEGVLLVTLDSAAIPRSELLEAVEIARSLGLRHRVVPFEILEAEGVADNPPHRCALCKRAASRLLKRIAAEAGITRVADGVNLSDYGEYRPGIGASDEEGLIHPLAEAGMTKSDIRLLAKEMGLPFSDKPATACLATRVPYGEAITPEKLRMAEEAEDLIRGLGISGARVRVHGPMARIEVPSADLERALSRRIEIAGGLKKIGFSYVALDLEGYRPGRMDEALGRAPSLRSPGSA from the coding sequence ATGACCCGGCATGATCTGGGTGAGGGGATCGATAAGCTGGATAGGCTGAAGGATATCCTCCGGGCGGATTATAGGATTTTGATAGCCTTCTCCGGCGGCCTCGACAGCTCCTTCCTCGCCGCCGTGGCCGCCGGGGTCCTCGGCGAGGGGGTCCTCCTAGTAACCCTCGACTCGGCGGCGATCCCCCGGAGCGAGCTGCTGGAGGCGGTGGAGATCGCCCGGTCCTTGGGCCTCCGCCATCGGGTCGTCCCCTTCGAGATCCTGGAGGCCGAGGGGGTGGCCGATAACCCCCCCCACCGATGCGCCCTCTGCAAGAGGGCCGCCTCCAGGCTCCTCAAGAGGATCGCCGCCGAGGCGGGGATAACGAGGGTCGCCGACGGGGTGAACCTCTCAGACTACGGTGAGTACAGGCCGGGGATCGGGGCCTCCGACGAGGAGGGGCTGATCCACCCCCTCGCCGAGGCGGGGATGACGAAGTCGGATATCAGGCTTTTGGCGAAGGAGATGGGCCTCCCCTTCTCGGATAAGCCGGCGACGGCGTGCCTCGCCACCCGGGTCCCCTACGGCGAGGCGATCACCCCCGAGAAGCTCCGGATGGCGGAGGAGGCCGAAGATCTCATCCGGGGGCTGGGGATCTCCGGGGCGAGGGTGAGGGTCCACGGCCCCATGGCGAGGATAGAGGTCCCTTCCGCCGACCTGGAGAGGGCCCTCTCCCGGAGGATAGAGATCGCCGGAGGGCTGAAGAAGATCGGCTTCTCCTACGTCGCCCTGGACCTGGAGGGGTACAGGCCGGGGAGGATGGACGAGGCGCTGGGTCGCGCCCCCAGCCTCAGATCCCCAGGGTCAGCCTGA
- a CDS encoding PINc/VapC family ATPase, giving the protein MADCIVPDTSVVIDGRVSARVVSGEFMGKRVVVPEAVVAELEAQANHGRETGIKGLEELRRLSELAKAGKIELEYVGVRPDLDQIKLAGGGEIDAMIRDVALEIGAYFLTSDSIQSRVAGAMGLEVEYVRPQREEIKQISLEKYFTPDTLSVHLKEGTIPMAKRGKVGEFSLVKIGNRNLSERDLRDMVREIFERVKSDPGAHIEMEKIGAAVAQLGPMRIAIARPPFSDGLEITAVRPVARVDLEDYRHSDELKARLKEAHRGIMIAGPPGSGKSTFAAGVAKYLQKCDHIVKTLEAPRDLQVPPEITQYGPLEGSMEASADILLLVRPDYTIYDEVRKTNDFQVFADLRMAGVGMIGVVHANKPIDALQRLIGRVDLGMIPQVIDTIVFIEKGEVTKVMDVEFMVKVPSGMTEADLARPVIVVKDFETGKAEYELYTYGEEIVIMPISPEGKKPASWDLATLQVQKEMATHLKGPFEVEMISDSSAVVKVQENEAARIIGKSGKRIEEIERTLGIHIDVQTFDGREEPLAPHIEDTGRHLAIWVGGKPGERVEIFLGKEPVFTATVGRRGDIRMVKSSDLAKQIMLRLKHGEKLEARKIRE; this is encoded by the coding sequence ATGGCAGACTGCATAGTGCCCGATACGAGCGTCGTGATCGACGGCAGGGTTTCGGCCAGGGTCGTCAGCGGCGAGTTTATGGGCAAAAGAGTTGTAGTCCCCGAGGCGGTGGTGGCGGAGCTGGAGGCCCAGGCAAACCACGGCCGCGAGACGGGGATCAAGGGGCTTGAAGAGCTGAGACGCCTCTCGGAGCTGGCGAAGGCCGGGAAGATCGAGCTGGAGTACGTGGGGGTGAGGCCGGACCTGGACCAGATCAAGCTCGCCGGAGGCGGCGAGATCGACGCCATGATCAGGGACGTGGCCCTGGAGATAGGGGCCTACTTCCTCACCAGCGACTCCATCCAGTCGAGGGTGGCGGGGGCGATGGGGCTGGAGGTGGAGTACGTCCGACCCCAGCGGGAGGAGATCAAGCAGATCTCCCTGGAGAAGTACTTCACCCCGGATACCCTCTCCGTCCACCTGAAGGAGGGGACGATCCCCATGGCCAAGAGGGGGAAGGTCGGCGAGTTCAGCCTCGTAAAGATCGGAAATAGGAACCTCAGCGAGAGGGACCTCCGGGATATGGTGAGGGAGATCTTCGAGAGGGTCAAGTCCGACCCGGGCGCCCACATCGAAATGGAGAAGATCGGCGCCGCCGTCGCCCAGCTCGGCCCCATGAGGATCGCCATCGCCCGGCCACCCTTCTCCGACGGCCTCGAGATAACGGCGGTGAGGCCCGTGGCCAGGGTCGACCTGGAGGACTACCGCCACAGCGACGAGCTGAAGGCGAGGCTGAAGGAAGCCCACAGGGGGATCATGATCGCAGGCCCCCCCGGCTCGGGGAAATCCACCTTCGCCGCCGGGGTCGCCAAGTACCTCCAGAAGTGCGACCACATCGTCAAGACCCTGGAGGCTCCAAGAGACCTCCAGGTCCCGCCGGAGATCACCCAGTACGGACCCCTGGAGGGGTCGATGGAGGCCTCCGCCGACATCCTCCTCCTGGTGAGGCCCGACTACACCATCTACGACGAGGTGAGGAAGACGAACGACTTCCAGGTCTTCGCCGACCTGAGGATGGCGGGGGTCGGGATGATCGGGGTCGTCCACGCCAATAAGCCCATCGACGCCCTCCAGAGGCTGATCGGCAGGGTCGACCTGGGGATGATCCCCCAGGTGATCGACACTATCGTCTTCATCGAGAAGGGGGAGGTGACGAAGGTCATGGACGTCGAGTTCATGGTGAAGGTCCCCTCGGGGATGACGGAGGCGGACCTCGCCAGGCCCGTCATCGTCGTCAAAGACTTCGAGACCGGGAAGGCGGAGTACGAGCTCTACACCTACGGCGAGGAGATCGTCATCATGCCGATCTCCCCCGAGGGGAAGAAGCCCGCCTCCTGGGACCTCGCCACCCTCCAGGTCCAGAAGGAGATGGCTACCCACCTCAAGGGCCCCTTCGAGGTGGAGATGATCAGCGACTCCTCGGCGGTGGTGAAGGTCCAGGAGAACGAGGCGGCGAGGATCATAGGCAAGTCCGGCAAGAGGATCGAGGAGATCGAGCGGACCCTGGGGATCCACATCGACGTCCAGACCTTCGACGGCCGGGAGGAGCCCCTGGCGCCCCACATCGAGGACACCGGCCGCCACCTGGCGATCTGGGTCGGCGGAAAGCCCGGCGAGCGGGTGGAGATCTTCCTCGGAAAGGAGCCGGTCTTCACCGCCACCGTCGGCCGGAGGGGCGACATCCGGATGGTGAAGTCCTCAGACCTGGCAAAGCAGATCATGCTGAGGCTGAAGCACGGCGAGAAGCTGGAGGCGAGGAAGATCCGGGAGTGA
- a CDS encoding winged helix-turn-helix domain-containing protein, with protein MGSDLERDVADIRLKLEAVHEELLRFAERSNQQHLSSILDGCRVDYSRAILGYALDEIEGGLEANMVGDCQMKAVCKALFSDLLKGNLHHIKAGGISEEAIGGARSKMEDMRRKAPREECARCFSEAGRLLEKQVDLFRSLRVYRDPDIERGSIEDLDEEGAVRGLLDPLGSGQRLQIMKALALETKSFSALSKLTGLRGGNLLFHLQKLSEARMIIQRHERGDYMITARGYKALQGISELYSDLFDLGAGEEREVSPPPARI; from the coding sequence ATGGGTTCGGATCTGGAGAGGGATGTCGCCGACATCAGGTTGAAGCTCGAGGCCGTCCATGAGGAGCTCTTGAGGTTCGCGGAGAGGTCAAACCAGCAGCATCTCTCCTCGATCCTCGATGGGTGTAGAGTCGACTACAGCAGGGCGATCCTCGGCTACGCCCTCGACGAGATCGAGGGGGGGCTGGAGGCGAATATGGTCGGGGACTGTCAGATGAAGGCCGTCTGCAAAGCCCTCTTCTCCGACCTCCTGAAGGGGAACCTCCACCACATCAAGGCCGGGGGGATATCGGAGGAGGCGATAGGAGGGGCCAGGTCGAAGATGGAGGATATGAGGAGGAAGGCCCCCAGGGAGGAGTGCGCTAGATGCTTCTCGGAGGCGGGAAGGCTCCTGGAGAAGCAGGTTGATCTCTTCCGCTCCCTCCGGGTGTATCGAGACCCGGATATCGAGAGGGGCTCGATCGAGGATCTCGACGAAGAGGGGGCGGTCCGGGGGCTTCTCGATCCTCTCGGGAGCGGTCAGAGGCTCCAGATTATGAAGGCCCTCGCCCTGGAGACGAAGAGCTTCTCGGCCCTCTCGAAGCTGACGGGGCTGCGGGGCGGAAACCTCCTCTTCCACCTCCAGAAGCTATCGGAGGCCCGGATGATCATTCAGAGGCATGAGAGGGGGGACTACATGATCACCGCCAGGGGATATAAGGCCCTCCAGGGGATCTCCGAGCTTTATTCGGATCTCTTCGACCTGGGGGCTGGGGAGGAGAGAGAGGTCAGCCCTCCACCGGCAAGAATCTAG
- a CDS encoding transcriptional regulator, which yields MKLPCESAVWDTLPNIRAAFAKELVDRGLSQREVSRLLKISPPAVSQYVTKKRGYSIVFSEEVSLAIRRLADEIILNEEVDPSDKICEICRMIREGEEAGARDGCEGCR from the coding sequence ATGAAGCTTCCATGTGAATCCGCCGTATGGGACACCCTTCCGAACATAAGGGCCGCCTTCGCCAAAGAGCTGGTGGACCGGGGGCTGTCGCAGAGAGAGGTCTCGCGGCTATTGAAGATCAGCCCCCCCGCCGTCTCCCAGTACGTCACAAAGAAGAGGGGGTACAGCATAGTCTTCAGCGAAGAGGTGAGCCTGGCAATCCGAAGGCTGGCGGATGAGATCATCCTGAATGAGGAGGTTGACCCCTCCGATAAGATCTGCGAGATCTGCAGGATGATCAGGGAGGGGGAAGAGGCTGGGGCCCGGGATGGATGTGAAGGCTGCAGGTGA
- a CDS encoding RNA-guided endonuclease InsQ/TnpB family protein, protein MLKAFKYRIYPTKAQRSKMEQTLELCRWTYNETLAYRKNSFEQQGKSISKYETHNLLPVWKKNKPELNEVFSQTLQNVQERVDLAFKAFFRRVKAGETPGYPRFKGKGWYDSFTYPQLGFKLSFGKLRLSKIGDIKIKLHRPIEGKIKRLTVRRSSTGKWFACFSVEIDDPPKPPWKDGLMAGIDVGLESFATLSNGEKIDNPRFFRSEEKALAKAQRRLSKYEKGTPERWKALKVVQRTHERIANRRYDFAHQVSHNLVERFGLIAFEDLSITNMLKNHCLAKGISDAAWRMLVITTSYKAESAGSKVVLVDPRNTSQLCSRCGLKVNKSLSDRVHECPQCGLVMDRDENAAINILRLGLQSLPKARSSALQGGE, encoded by the coding sequence ATGCTTAAAGCCTTCAAATATAGGATCTATCCGACAAAAGCACAGCGGTCTAAGATGGAACAGACCTTGGAGCTGTGTAGATGGACCTATAACGAGACTTTAGCATATCGAAAAAACTCTTTCGAACAACAAGGCAAATCCATATCTAAGTATGAGACTCACAACTTGCTTCCAGTGTGGAAGAAAAACAAACCAGAACTAAATGAGGTATTCTCTCAAACCCTCCAGAACGTCCAAGAACGGGTAGATCTGGCCTTTAAAGCGTTCTTCCGAAGGGTCAAAGCAGGAGAGACCCCAGGGTATCCCAGGTTCAAAGGAAAAGGATGGTACGATTCGTTCACCTATCCACAGCTGGGATTCAAACTGTCTTTCGGGAAGCTGCGTCTCTCCAAGATCGGAGATATCAAGATCAAGCTCCACCGACCCATCGAAGGTAAAATCAAGAGGTTAACCGTTCGGAGATCATCGACCGGAAAATGGTTTGCCTGTTTCTCAGTGGAGATCGACGATCCTCCGAAGCCTCCCTGGAAAGATGGGTTGATGGCGGGCATCGATGTGGGGCTGGAGAGTTTCGCTACACTGTCCAACGGAGAGAAGATCGATAACCCACGGTTCTTCAGATCTGAGGAGAAGGCGTTGGCCAAAGCTCAAAGACGACTATCCAAATATGAGAAAGGAACTCCTGAGAGGTGGAAAGCTCTCAAAGTCGTCCAGCGGACCCATGAGCGGATTGCCAACCGCAGATACGATTTTGCTCATCAAGTCAGTCATAACCTGGTCGAAAGGTTTGGGCTGATTGCTTTCGAGGATCTGAGTATCACGAACATGCTTAAGAACCACTGCCTGGCTAAAGGCATATCAGACGCTGCCTGGAGGATGCTAGTAATAACCACATCGTACAAGGCTGAGAGCGCCGGTTCGAAAGTGGTTCTAGTAGATCCTAGGAACACAAGTCAGCTATGTTCCAGGTGCGGTCTTAAAGTCAACAAGTCGCTATCGGATCGGGTCCATGAATGTCCTCAATGTGGGCTGGTCATGGACCGTGACGAGAATGCGGCGATAAACATTTTGAGACTGGGGCTACAGTCTCTGCCAAAAGCTAGAAGCTCCGCCCTTCAGGGCGGGGAGTAG
- a CDS encoding DUF63 family protein, with amino-acid sequence MHPWIYHHYVEPILYDAGYNPVNTVTWALILGGMILLILRLLRRLEVSFDERFFLATAPYVLAGASLRVVEDAELVAAPLKYLLITPLIYFLAAAGTMTALLLCRQALGDRWLLGYAAVGLLWTAGNLALLAPLGVERSTIPIAILALGVAATALVAAGSRLISSPISGGQSLLILFAHMFDAASTYVGVDWFGYVEKHVVPSLLIEAAGTALVMFPLKLLILIPVLAVVDGALRDDPSLKNLTLFALLTLGLAPAVRNTIRLTLGI; translated from the coding sequence TTGCACCCCTGGATATACCACCACTACGTCGAGCCCATCCTCTACGACGCCGGATACAACCCCGTCAACACCGTCACCTGGGCCCTAATCCTGGGGGGGATGATCCTTCTCATCCTCAGGCTCCTCCGGCGGCTGGAGGTCTCCTTCGACGAGCGGTTCTTCCTCGCCACCGCCCCCTACGTCCTGGCGGGGGCGAGCCTCCGGGTCGTCGAGGATGCGGAGCTGGTGGCAGCCCCCCTAAAGTACCTGCTGATAACCCCTCTGATATACTTCCTCGCCGCCGCGGGGACGATGACGGCCCTCCTCCTCTGCCGGCAGGCCCTGGGGGATCGATGGCTTTTGGGGTACGCCGCCGTCGGCCTCCTCTGGACCGCAGGAAACCTCGCCCTCCTCGCCCCCCTGGGGGTGGAGAGGAGCACGATCCCCATCGCGATCCTAGCCCTCGGGGTGGCGGCGACGGCCTTGGTGGCGGCGGGGTCGAGGCTGATCTCCTCCCCCATATCGGGAGGGCAAAGCCTCCTCATCCTCTTCGCCCACATGTTCGACGCCGCCTCCACCTACGTCGGGGTGGACTGGTTCGGCTACGTCGAGAAGCACGTCGTCCCCAGCCTCTTGATCGAGGCCGCCGGGACCGCCCTGGTGATGTTCCCCCTCAAGCTCCTCATCCTCATCCCCGTCCTCGCAGTCGTCGATGGAGCCCTCCGGGACGATCCGTCCCTGAAGAACCTGACCCTCTTCGCCCTCCTGACCCTGGGGCTCGCCCCGGCGGTGAGAAACACCATCAGGCTGACCCTGGGGATCTGA
- a CDS encoding cupin domain-containing protein, with the protein MEPNKESASPDGLKGRPIRLADLVGYQKGAVVSRTLIDERTGTVTLFAFDEGQRLSEHTAPFDAVVNVIEGEAEITISGEAMRLSGGEMVIMPAGEPHSVAAVKPFKMILTMIRS; encoded by the coding sequence ATGGAACCGAATAAGGAATCGGCCTCCCCCGATGGGCTCAAAGGCCGGCCCATCAGGCTGGCTGATCTCGTGGGCTACCAGAAGGGGGCTGTGGTCAGCAGGACCCTCATCGATGAAAGGACGGGGACGGTGACCCTCTTCGCCTTCGACGAGGGGCAGCGGCTGAGCGAGCATACCGCCCCCTTCGACGCCGTGGTGAACGTCATCGAGGGGGAGGCGGAGATCACCATCTCCGGGGAGGCGATGAGGCTCTCCGGCGGGGAGATGGTGATCATGCCAGCAGGCGAGCCCCACTCAGTCGCCGCCGTCAAGCCCTTCAAGATGATCCTCACCATGATAAGGTCGTGA
- the psmB gene encoding archaeal proteasome endopeptidase complex subunit beta — protein sequence MVEVFKGTTTVGIVCKDGVVLASESRATMGHFIASTTAQKIYQIADRVGLTTAGVVGDAQSLVRMIQVESKLYNMQRGEPMTVRGTTSLLSNVLASRRYFPFMVQLLLGGVDKKGPQLFSLDALGGSIQEQKVVATGSGSPTAYGVLEALYDPEMTVEEGMKLGVRAIHNAMKRDSASGDVIQAVKITAGGYEVADESEVEKIRRSL from the coding sequence ATGGTCGAGGTGTTCAAAGGCACAACTACGGTGGGAATCGTCTGCAAAGATGGGGTAGTCCTAGCTTCGGAGAGCCGGGCCACCATGGGCCACTTCATCGCCAGCACCACAGCTCAGAAGATATACCAGATCGCCGACCGCGTCGGCCTCACCACCGCAGGAGTGGTCGGCGACGCCCAGTCCCTCGTCAGGATGATCCAGGTGGAGTCGAAGCTCTACAACATGCAGAGGGGCGAGCCGATGACGGTCCGGGGGACGACATCCCTTTTATCCAACGTCCTCGCCTCGAGGCGGTACTTCCCCTTCATGGTCCAGCTCCTCCTCGGCGGGGTGGACAAGAAGGGGCCCCAGCTCTTCTCCCTGGACGCCCTCGGAGGCTCGATCCAGGAGCAGAAGGTGGTGGCCACAGGATCCGGCTCCCCCACCGCCTACGGCGTCCTGGAGGCGCTCTACGACCCCGAGATGACCGTCGAGGAGGGTATGAAGCTGGGGGTCCGCGCCATCCACAACGCCATGAAGAGGGATTCCGCCTCCGGCGACGTCATTCAGGCGGTCAAGATCACCGCCGGGGGGTACGAGGTGGCAGATGAGTCCGAGGTGGAGAAGATCCGGCGGTCGCTCTGA